One window of the Zea mays cultivar B73 chromosome 3, Zm-B73-REFERENCE-NAM-5.0, whole genome shotgun sequence genome contains the following:
- the LOC103650629 gene encoding peroxidase 43, protein MAAVACCWSYLVVVATVVLPLLLLGVIGVSRAQLLQVGFYSDSCPDAEATVAAAVQDAAANDPTILPALLRLQFHDCFVKGCDASVLIRSASNDAEVDNGRNQGLRGQEVVDAAKAQLEDQCPGVVSCADIIALAARDAVAMTGGPSFDVPTGRRDGLTSNLRDADVLPDAGDSISVLRSRFAASGLDDRDLVLLTAAHTVGTTACFFVKDRLYGYPLPGGGRGADPSIPAPYLAELKARCPPGNLNARLPLDRGSGSGFDDSILRNIRSGLAVIASDAALASSNATRALVDAYLQGPSARRFQRDFAAAMVKMGSIGVVTGEDAGEVRDVCSAFNAS, encoded by the exons ATGGCCGCGGTTGCTTGCTGTTGGAGCTACCTGGTAGTCGTAGCGACGGTGGTGTTACCGCTGTTGCTTCTCGGAGTTATTGGCGTCTCCCGTGCACAGCTCCTGCAGGTGGGCTTCTACTCCGACTCCTGCCCAGACGCCGAGGCCacggtcgccgccgccgtccaGGACGCCGCCGCCAACGACCCCACCATCCTCCCCGCGCTGCTCCGCCTGCAGTTCCACGACTGCTTCGTCAAG GGGTGCGACGCGTCGGTGCTGATCAGGAGCGCCAGCAACGACGCGGAGGTGGACAACGGCAGGAACCAGGGCCTGCGCGGCCAGGAAGTGGTGGACGCCGCCAAGGCGCAGCTCGAGGACCAGTGCCCCGGCGTCGTCTCCTGCGCCGACATCATCGCGCTCGCCGCGCGCGACGCCGTCGCCATG ACGGGCGGGCCGTCGTTCGACGTGCCCACGGGGCGGCgcgacgggctgacctccaacctcCGCGACGCCGACGTGCTGCCTGACGCCGGCGACTCCATCAGCGTGCTCCGCTCAAGGTTCGCCGCAAGCGGCCTCGACGACCGCGACCTCGTCCTCCTCACAG CGGCGCACACGGTGGGCACGACGGCGTGCTTCTTCGTGAAGGACCGGCTGTACGGCTACCCGCTGCCGGGCGGCGGGAGGGGGGCGGACCCTTCGATCCCGGCGCCGTACCTGGCGGAGCTCAAGGCCCGGTGCCCGCCGGGCAACCTCAACGCGCGGCTGCCGCTGGACCGCGGCAGCGGGAGCGGCTTCGACGACTCCATCCTCCGGAACATCCGCTCCGGCCTCGCCGTCATCGCCTCCGACGCCGCGCTGGCCAGCAGCAACGCCACCCGCGCGCTCGTCGACGCGTACCTGCAGGGCCCCTCGGCAAGAAGGTTCCAGCGCGACTTCGCGGCCGCCATGGTCAAGATGGGCAGCATCGGCGTCGTCACCGGGGAGGACGCCGGCGAGGTCAGGGACGTCTGCTCCGCGTTCAATGCCAGTTGA
- the LOC732816 gene encoding phosphomethylpyrimidine kinase/thiamin-phosphate pyrophosphorylase isoform X1, translating into MTSVPLPPLSAALAQYRPSAAATLRFRTPSSAPGVSASSSTRARRFSVIASAREMPWPHVLTVAGSDSSAGAGIQADIKACAALGAYCSSVITAVTAQNTVGVQVKTGMLPSAGVVKVLCESLRKFPVKALVVDPVMVSTSGDTLSGPSTLATYRDELFSMADIVTPNVKEASKLLGDVSLHTISDMCNAAESIYKLGPKYVLVKGGDMPDSSDAIDVLFDGKEFTELRGLRIKTRNTHGTGCTLASCIAAELAKGATMLHAVQAAKKFVESALYHSKDLVIGNGPQGPFDHHFELKSPSYKMGSLQKFNPDDLFLYAVTDSGMNKKWGRSIKDAVKAAIEGGATIVQLREKDAETREFLEAAKACVEICKSSGVPLLINDRVDVALACDADGVHVGQSDMPAWEVRRLLGPGKIIGVSCKTPAQAEQAWKDGADYIGCGGVFPTTTKANNPTLGFEGLRTVCLASKLPVVAIGGINAGNAGSVMELGLPNLKGVAVVSALFDRERVAAETRNLRSILMKNAYSRS; encoded by the exons ATGACGTCCGTACCGCTACCACCCCTCTCCGCCGCCCTCGCCCAATATCGCCCCTCCGCGGCCGCCACCCTTCGCTTCCGCACCCCCTCTTCCGCGCCCGGCGTTTCGGCTTCTTCGTCTACCCGGGCGCGCAGGTTCTCGGTTATCGCGTCGGCGCGCGAGATGCCGTGGCCGCACGTGCTGACGGTGGCCGGCTCCGACTCCAGCGCCGGCGCGGGCATCCAGGCGGACATCAAGGCGTGCGCGGCCCTAGGAGCCTACTGCTCCTCCGTAATCACTGCTGTCACCGCGCAGAACACCGTCGGCGTCCAG GTGAAAACAGGGATGCTCCCTTCAGCTGGAGTAGTCAAAGTTCTGTGTGAGAGTCTTAGGAAGTTTCCAGTCAAAG CTCTAGTGGTGGATCCGGTCATGGTGTCCACCAGCGGTGATACTCTTTCAGGACCATCTACTCTCGCTACATATAG GGATGAACTATTTTCTATGGCTGATATAGTCACTCCAAATGTGAAAGAAGCATCTAAGTTACTTGGTGATGTATCATTGCATACAATTTCTGACATGTGCAATGCAGCTGAATCCATTTATAAACTTGGTCCCAA ATATGTGCTTGTGAAAGGCGGGGATATGCCAGATTCATCAGATGCAATTGATGTGTTATTTGATG GTAAGGAGTTCACTGAGCTTCGTGGTCTGCGTATAAAGACCCGTAACACACATGGAACTGGTTGCACATTAGCTTCATGTATTGCTGCTGAATTAGCAAAAGGCGCAACGATGCTGCATGCTGTCCAG GCTGCGAAGAAATTTGTGGAATCTGCTCTTTATCACAGCAAAGATCTTGTGATTGGAAATGGACCTCAGGGCCCTTTTGACCACCACTTCGAGCTCAAGTCTCCATCATACAAGATGGGATCACTGCAAAAGTTCAATCCAGATGACCTCTTCCTGTACGCAGTGACAGACTCTGGGATGAACAAGAAGTGGGGTCGTTCGATAAAAGATGCCGTGAAAGCTGCCATTGAAGGTGGCGCTACCATTGTCCAACTGAG AGAAAAAGACGCCGAGACACGGGAGTTCTTGGAAGCTGCCAAGGCCTGTGTGGAAATCTGCAAGTCCAGTGGAGTGCCGCTACTGATCAATGACCGCGTAGATGTTGCTCTGGCATGCGACGCAGATGGCGTCCACGTTGGCCAATCAGACATGCCAGCATGGGAAGTACGACGGCTCCTAGGACCTGGAAAAATCATCGGCGTCTCATGTAAAACCCCGGCCCAGGCCGAGCAGGCATGGAAGGATGGCGCAGACTACATCGGCTGTGGCGGTGTCTTCCCGACCACGACGAAGGCAAACAACCCTACCTTAGGGTTCGAGGGCTTGAGGACTGTGTGCTTAGCTTCGAAGCTACCTGTGGTGGCCATCGGCGGCATCAATGCTGGAAATGCAGGCTCGGTGATGGAGCTTGGGCTCCCAAATCTGAAAGGTGTGGCTGTGGTCTCTGCTCTGTTTGACCGGGAACGTGTCGCGGCTGAGACAAGAAACCTCAGATCCATCCTGATGAAGAATGCTTACTCAAGGTCTTAG
- the LOC732816 gene encoding phosphomethylpyrimidine kinase/thiamin-phosphate pyrophosphorylase, giving the protein MTSVPLPPLSAALAQYRPSAAATLRFRTPSSAPGVSASSSTRARRFSVIASAREMPWPHVLTVAGSDSSAGAGIQADIKACAALGAYCSSVITAVTAQNTVGVQGIHAVPEKFVGEQLRSVLSDMSVDVVKTGMLPSAGVVKVLCESLRKFPVKALVVDPVMVSTSGDTLSGPSTLATYRDELFSMADIVTPNVKEASKLLGDVSLHTISDMCNAAESIYKLGPKYVLVKGGDMPDSSDAIDVLFDGKEFTELRGLRIKTRNTHGTGCTLASCIAAELAKGATMLHAVQAAKKFVESALYHSKDLVIGNGPQGPFDHHFELKSPSYKMGSLQKFNPDDLFLYAVTDSGMNKKWGRSIKDAVKAAIEGGATIVQLREKDAETREFLEAAKACVEICKSSGVPLLINDRVDVALACDADGVHVGQSDMPAWEVRRLLGPGKIIGVSCKTPAQAEQAWKDGADYIGCGGVFPTTTKANNPTLGFEGLRTVCLASKLPVVAIGGINAGNAGSVMELGLPNLKGVAVVSALFDRERVAAETRNLRSILMKNAYSRS; this is encoded by the exons ATGACGTCCGTACCGCTACCACCCCTCTCCGCCGCCCTCGCCCAATATCGCCCCTCCGCGGCCGCCACCCTTCGCTTCCGCACCCCCTCTTCCGCGCCCGGCGTTTCGGCTTCTTCGTCTACCCGGGCGCGCAGGTTCTCGGTTATCGCGTCGGCGCGCGAGATGCCGTGGCCGCACGTGCTGACGGTGGCCGGCTCCGACTCCAGCGCCGGCGCGGGCATCCAGGCGGACATCAAGGCGTGCGCGGCCCTAGGAGCCTACTGCTCCTCCGTAATCACTGCTGTCACCGCGCAGAACACCGTCGGCGTCCAG GGGATCCATGCTGTGCCGGAGAAGTTCGTGGGAGAGCAGCTCAGGTCGGTTCTCTCGGACATGTCGGTGGACGTg GTGAAAACAGGGATGCTCCCTTCAGCTGGAGTAGTCAAAGTTCTGTGTGAGAGTCTTAGGAAGTTTCCAGTCAAAG CTCTAGTGGTGGATCCGGTCATGGTGTCCACCAGCGGTGATACTCTTTCAGGACCATCTACTCTCGCTACATATAG GGATGAACTATTTTCTATGGCTGATATAGTCACTCCAAATGTGAAAGAAGCATCTAAGTTACTTGGTGATGTATCATTGCATACAATTTCTGACATGTGCAATGCAGCTGAATCCATTTATAAACTTGGTCCCAA ATATGTGCTTGTGAAAGGCGGGGATATGCCAGATTCATCAGATGCAATTGATGTGTTATTTGATG GTAAGGAGTTCACTGAGCTTCGTGGTCTGCGTATAAAGACCCGTAACACACATGGAACTGGTTGCACATTAGCTTCATGTATTGCTGCTGAATTAGCAAAAGGCGCAACGATGCTGCATGCTGTCCAG GCTGCGAAGAAATTTGTGGAATCTGCTCTTTATCACAGCAAAGATCTTGTGATTGGAAATGGACCTCAGGGCCCTTTTGACCACCACTTCGAGCTCAAGTCTCCATCATACAAGATGGGATCACTGCAAAAGTTCAATCCAGATGACCTCTTCCTGTACGCAGTGACAGACTCTGGGATGAACAAGAAGTGGGGTCGTTCGATAAAAGATGCCGTGAAAGCTGCCATTGAAGGTGGCGCTACCATTGTCCAACTGAG AGAAAAAGACGCCGAGACACGGGAGTTCTTGGAAGCTGCCAAGGCCTGTGTGGAAATCTGCAAGTCCAGTGGAGTGCCGCTACTGATCAATGACCGCGTAGATGTTGCTCTGGCATGCGACGCAGATGGCGTCCACGTTGGCCAATCAGACATGCCAGCATGGGAAGTACGACGGCTCCTAGGACCTGGAAAAATCATCGGCGTCTCATGTAAAACCCCGGCCCAGGCCGAGCAGGCATGGAAGGATGGCGCAGACTACATCGGCTGTGGCGGTGTCTTCCCGACCACGACGAAGGCAAACAACCCTACCTTAGGGTTCGAGGGCTTGAGGACTGTGTGCTTAGCTTCGAAGCTACCTGTGGTGGCCATCGGCGGCATCAATGCTGGAAATGCAGGCTCGGTGATGGAGCTTGGGCTCCCAAATCTGAAAGGTGTGGCTGTGGTCTCTGCTCTGTTTGACCGGGAACGTGTCGCGGCTGAGACAAGAAACCTCAGATCCATCCTGATGAAGAATGCTTACTCAAGGTCTTAG